A stretch of Pogoniulus pusillus isolate bPogPus1 chromosome 25, bPogPus1.pri, whole genome shotgun sequence DNA encodes these proteins:
- the HTR1B gene encoding 5-hydroxytryptamine receptor 1B, whose translation MELASPCQAPLLAANESYHGRNCSSEEGSYQDATPLSWKIVLAVVLALVTLATVLSNAFVIATVYQTRKLHTPANYLIASLAVTDLLVSILVMPISTIYTVTGKWTLGQIVCDIWLSSDITCCTASILHLCVIALDRYWAITDAVEYSTKRTPKRAAGMIALVWVFSICISMPPLFWRQAKAEEVSRCVVNTDHVLYTVYSTVGAFYFPTLLLIALYGRIYVEARSRILKQTPKKAGKRLTRAQLITDSPGSSSSVTSINSKAPEGCSETGSPVYMNQVKVKVSDALLEKKKLTAARERKATKTLGIILGAFIVCWLPFFIISLVLPICKDACWFHMAIFDFFNWLGYLNSLINPVIYTMSNEDFKQAFHKLIRFRCTS comes from the coding sequence ATGGAGctggccagcccctgccaggcgcCGCTGCTCGCAGCCAACGAATCTTACCACGGCCgaaactgcagctctgaggaaggGAGCTACCAAGATGCCACCCCTCTCTCCTGGAAGATAGTACTCGCCGTCGTCCTGGCGCTCGTCACCCTGGCCACGGTGCTCTCCAACGCCTTTGTCATTGCCACGGTTTACCAGACGAGGAAACTCCACACGCCGGCCAACTATCTCATCGCCTCCCTGGCTGTCACCGACCTCCTCGTCTCCATCCTCGTCATGCCCATTAGCACCATCTACACTGTGACCGGCAAGTGGACGCTGGGGCAGATCGTCTGCGATATCTGGCTGTCCTCGGACATCACCTGTTGCACGGCGTCCATCCTGCACCTCTGTGTCATCGCCCTGGACCGCTACTGGGCGATCACCGACGCCGTCGAGTACTCCACGAAACGGACTCCTAAGCGGGCAGCGGGCATGATCGCTCTGGTATGGGTCTTCTCCATCTGCATCTCCATGCCGCCTTTGTTTTGGCGGCAGGCGAAGGCCGAGGAAGTCTCTCGCTGTGTGGTGAACACGGACCACGTCCTCTACACCGTGTACTCTACCGTGGGAGCCTTCTACTTCCCCACTCTGCTGCTGATAGCCCTCTACGGGAGGATCTACGTGGAAGCCAGGTCACGGATTTTGAAGCAGACGCCAAAGAAAGCAGGTAAAAGACTAACGCGGGCACAATTAATCACAGACTCCCCGGGGTCTTCCTCATCCGTCACGTCCATAAACTCCAAAGCCCCCGAGGGATGCAGCGAAACGGGCTCTCCCGTGTACATGAACCAGGTGAAGGTGAAGGTCTCGGATGCTCTGCTGGAGAAAAAGAAGCTCACGGCCGCTAGAGAGCGGAAAGCTACAAAGACTTTAGGGATTATTTTAGGAGCCTTCATCGTCTGTTGGCTGCCCTTTTTCATCATCAGCCTGGTGTTACCTATCTGCAAGGACGCTTGCTGGTTCCACATGGCCATCTTTGACTTTTTCAACTGGCTCGGATATCTGAACTCCCTCATCAACCCCGTCATCTATACTATGTCTAACGAAGACTTCAAACAAGCTTTCCACAAACTCATACGTTTCCGATGCACAAGCTGA